Proteins from a genomic interval of Canis lupus familiaris isolate Mischka breed German Shepherd chromosome 33, alternate assembly UU_Cfam_GSD_1.0, whole genome shotgun sequence:
- the LOC119867276 gene encoding basic proline-rich protein-like isoform X3, giving the protein MVKRSSLEIEGLPTRTLTVTVTPVETTKGCSPYATSDLSTRPSPDRELAPPRGLLHDAAPEALPTGPGSRLLRFQLGPSLPPRLQVGGTAGAGGRASPTTPGPHPDRERPAGRRPLPPPPQGRLRGPAGSDHTRRGPSAKPPAPGAAWLPRGSLRARPRPAAPGAASAGTHEPRPRPPPLPPPQPRGDPRPLTSGRSAPAGCRTRAGLSHAHGASAHPPPAPPPHAARSSTPGDAPDAQAPPRSAHAEARAPPPARVPPSSPAGARLRPRSHWLRLRRRPGPASPPRPAAPGPSPAPSPRPTPCGASASSANRLRERPGSRAAEQALKQKQLVEKYSPLPVFRRDSSESKPIINPEEASLPTFQGYSQQTFRNCPALEGLTKELSETGRKYWGSQEIGWASQGLGPDRSDCGLSPSRTGRCWWRWRGPQKAGPGQASTDSLPHRGPPTPPRPEPQVAATEGGASADRGCLVPARTAAAPLPAFPPEAPSLQGAGTGALLLRLGAGRPTAPHTPRPGARGPHQPAGPAGFRGSSAPPAGPPPATPRSAPCSPVLPPPGPHAAPPPPPPAPPAAPSTPPPLPPYTPPLPPDGARGPRPSGVRLGVDPGTTTRGRSSASGGEQGRTRARGALGGEPASAGAPRGAPVPLVPARGTAPAASGEDTGDRAPPALPARACGALGTELRAPPCALDPGAGPGRPPDPRVVALGLPSPQAAACSLFSTCIV; this is encoded by the exons ATGGTGAAAAGGAGCTCTCTGGAGATAGAAGGGCTGCCGACCCGGACTCTGACCGTGACCGTGACCCCGGTGGAAACTACCAAG GGCTGCTCACCCTATGCCACATCTGACTTGTCCACACGGCCAAGTCCTGATCGGGAGCTCGCTCCTCCACGAGGACTCCTCCACGATGCTGCTCCTGAGGCCCTACCTACAGGCCCGGGCTCCCGGCTGCTGCGTTTTCAGCTCGGCCCTTCGCTCCCTCCGCGCCTGCAAGTAGGCGGTACCGCGGGCGCCGGCGGGCGAGCTTCCCCCACGACCCCCGGGCCCCACCCGGACCGCGAGCGCCCCGCGGGGCGCCGGccactgccccctcctccccaggggcGGCTCCGGGGCCCGGCGGGGTCGGACCACACGCGGCGCGGGCCGAGCGCGAAGCCGCCAGCTCCCGGCGCAGCTTGGCTTCCCCGCGGGTCGCTCCGGGCCAGGCCGCGTCCAGCAGCGCCCGGGGCCGCCTCCGCAGGGACGCACGAGcctcggccccggcccccgcccctgcccccaccccagccccgggGGGACCCCAGGCCGCTGACCTCAGGCCGCTCGGCGCCCGCCGGCTGCAGGACGCGCGCAGGGCTCAGCCACGCGCACGGCGCCAG CGCCCAtccgcccccggcccctcccccgcaCGCCGCGCGCTCCAGCACCCCCGGGGACGCCCCGGACGCGCAGGCGCCGCCCCGCTCCGCGCACGCCGAGGCCAGGGCGCCACCGCCGGCCCgggtccctccctcctccccggcGGGGGCTCGGCTCCGGCCGCGCTCCCATTGGCTGAGGCTGCGCCGCCGCCCAGGCCCCGcgtccccgccgcgccccgcagccccgggccccAG TCCGGCCCCCAGCCCGAGACCTACCCCTTGCGGGGCGTCGGCCTCCAGCGCCAACCGCCTTCGGGAGCGGCCGGGCTCGCGCGCGGCGGAGCAG GCTTTGAAGCAGAAACAGCTGGTGGAGAAATACTCCCCTCTTCCCGTCTTCCGACGGGACAGTTCTGAG AGTAAGCCGATTATTAACCCGGAAGAGGCATCCCTGCCCACCTTTCAGGGTTATTCTCAGCAGACCTTTCGCAA CTGCCCTGCCCTCGAGGGCCTCACTAAGGAGCTCTCAGAGACAGGCAGGAAGTACTGGGGCTCCCAAGAGATCGGCTGGGCCAGCCAAGGCCTGGGTCCGG ATCGGAGTGACTGTGGCTTGTCCCCCTCCAGGACTGGGCGGTGTTGGTGGAGATGGAGAGGCCCGCAGAAGGCAGGCCCCGGGCAGGCCAGCACCGACTCGCTCCCGCATCGCGGCCCCCCAACCCCGCCAAGGCCGGAGCCCCAGGTGGCGGCCACCGAGGGCGGCGCTTCAGCGGACCGCGGCTGCCTCGTCCCTGCCCGCACCGCTGCCGCACCCCTGCCCGCCTTCCCGCCGGAGGCTCCTAGTCTCCAGGGCGCGGGGACGGGTGCGCTGCTGCTGCGGCTGGGTGCCGGGCGCCCAACAGCACCCCACACCCCGCGCCCGGGCGCCCGCGGACCCCACCAGCCAGCCGGGCCCGCAGGCTTCCGGGGCTCCAGCGCGCCTCCCGCAGggcccccccccgccaccccccgcagcgccccctgcagccccgtgCTCCCGCCCCCTGGGCCCCACGCAGCGccgcccccgccacccccagcgccccctgcagcccc CTCcacgcccccgcccctccccccatacaccccgcccctcccccccgacGGCGCCCGGGGGCCGCGCCCGAGCGGGGTCCGCCTTGGCGTCGACCCGGGAACCACCACGCGAGGCCGCTCGTCGGCGTCGGGCGGGGAGCAGGGCAGGACGCGGGCTCGGGGCGCCCTGGGAGGGGAGCCCGCCTCG GCCGGCGCCCCAAGGGGAGCCCCCGTGCCCCTGGTCCCTGCCCGCGGGACGGCCCCGGCGGCCTCGGGGGAGGACACGGGGgaccgcgccccgcccgcgctgCCGGCCCGAGCCTGCGGGGCCCTCGGGACCGAACTCCGCGCCCCCCCCTGCGCCCTGGaccccggggccgggccgggccgacCCCCCGACCCCCGCGTGGTCGCCCTCGGGCTTCCATCCCCGCAGGCTGCTGCCTGCTCGCTTTTCAGCACGTGCATTGTGTGA